One window of the Chitinimonas sp. BJYL2 genome contains the following:
- a CDS encoding carboxymuconolactone decarboxylase family protein, with translation MGRIALITPDIATHEQRSLLHSMGGLNGHVPNLVRIIANSPAALRAFTGLQSLAREGCLDLPTRERIALALAQKNGSTYCLSAHTQLGSQAGLNGAEMESNRLGDSHDARAAVAVRFACRLIEHRGDLDDAEFRAMRDAGYSDAEIVEVISHAGLNFLSNLISKASRVEIDFPLVTLN, from the coding sequence ATGGGCCGAATTGCGCTCATCACGCCCGACATTGCCACACACGAGCAACGCAGCCTGCTGCATAGCATGGGTGGGCTCAATGGCCACGTACCCAATCTGGTGCGGATCATCGCCAACTCGCCCGCCGCGCTACGTGCCTTCACGGGTCTGCAAAGCCTTGCCCGTGAAGGCTGCCTTGATCTGCCTACCCGCGAGCGGATTGCCCTTGCCTTGGCACAAAAGAACGGCAGCACCTACTGCCTTTCGGCGCATACCCAGCTGGGTAGTCAAGCCGGGCTCAACGGTGCCGAAATGGAATCGAACCGGCTCGGCGACAGTCACGACGCCAGGGCGGCCGTGGCTGTCCGCTTTGCCTGCCGGCTGATCGAGCACCGGGGCGACCTGGATGACGCCGAGTTCCGGGCCATGCGCGATGCTGGCTACAGCGATGCCGAGATTGTCGAGGTCATCAGCCATGCCGGTCTCAATTTCCTGAGCAATCTGATCAGCAAGGCCAGCCGGGTCGAGATCGACTTCCCGCTGGTTACGCT
- a CDS encoding LytTR family DNA-binding domain-containing protein, which yields MNRPNPVPVAIIADDERLMREQIISRLKDAWPELVIAGEASNGREAVAMIRSQEPDIAFLDIRMPEMTGVEAAKAIAGQCHVVFVTAYDQYAVEAFDQGAVDYLLKPADPERLKVTVERLKAKLESKPDPMENLLDQLSARLGSVGGGVAVKPKEYLRWVQASVGNAIRMISTKEILFFRAEDKYTRVQTESFEALIRKPIKELVEELDPDEFWQIHRAILVRVDAIDKVSRDMRGQQIVQMRGNDEKLEVSRSFNNLFKHM from the coding sequence GTGAATCGTCCCAACCCCGTCCCCGTTGCCATCATTGCCGATGACGAGCGGCTGATGCGTGAACAGATCATCAGCCGCCTCAAGGACGCCTGGCCCGAGCTGGTCATCGCCGGCGAAGCCAGCAACGGCCGCGAGGCGGTGGCCATGATCCGCAGCCAGGAACCCGATATCGCCTTCCTCGATATCCGCATGCCCGAGATGACCGGTGTCGAAGCCGCCAAAGCCATCGCCGGCCAGTGCCATGTGGTGTTCGTGACCGCCTACGATCAATACGCGGTGGAAGCCTTCGATCAGGGCGCCGTCGATTACCTGCTCAAGCCCGCCGACCCGGAACGCCTCAAGGTTACGGTCGAGCGACTCAAGGCCAAGCTGGAAAGCAAGCCCGACCCGATGGAAAACCTGCTCGATCAGCTATCGGCCCGGCTGGGCAGCGTAGGCGGTGGCGTAGCGGTGAAACCCAAGGAATACCTGCGCTGGGTACAGGCCAGCGTCGGCAACGCCATCCGCATGATCTCCACCAAGGAAATCCTGTTCTTCCGCGCCGAGGACAAATACACGCGCGTGCAGACCGAAAGCTTCGAAGCCCTGATCCGCAAACCCATCAAGGAACTGGTCGAAGAGCTGGACCCCGATGAGTTCTGGCAGATCCACCGCGCCATCCTGGTGCGCGTGGATGCCATCGATAAGGTCAGCCGCGACATGCGCGGACAGCAGATAGTGCAGATGCGCGGCAATGACGAAAAACTCGAAGTCAGCCGCAGCTTCAACAACCTGTTCAAGCACATGTAA
- a CDS encoding aspartate aminotransferase family protein translates to MTLRHGLDWQKVQMLVARERAAFIEKMPRSKALSEQAAQHLLFGVPLHWMNDWSTPFSLYVDAAKGAQFRDVDGHHYVDFCLGDTGAMFGHAPEPVGRAIAAQAQKGFTTMLPSEDAPWVAKELARRFGLPYWQFAMTATDANRFVIRWARAATGRKQVLIFNGCYHGTVDDVFVDLVDGQPVQRDSLLGQVYDLTQYTRVVEFNDLAALENALKEGDVACLLAEPAMTNIGMVLPEPGYWEDAQALCKRYGTLLVMDETHTISTGPGGYAQAHGLQPDMFVVGKPVGGGVPCAVYGFSAEIAEKAQNAKRNAAPGHSGIGTTLTANMLTMAAMRANLAEVMTDEAYTYMFGLARHLADGLSRVIKAAGLPWCVTQVGARTEFQFTATPPRNGTEADKILDPALEQAIHLFLLNRGLLITPFHNMLLVCPDTTTEDVDRLVQTFADFVAATLP, encoded by the coding sequence ATGACCCTACGTCACGGCCTTGATTGGCAAAAAGTGCAGATGCTGGTCGCGCGCGAACGCGCCGCCTTCATTGAAAAGATGCCGCGCTCCAAGGCGCTGTCGGAACAAGCCGCCCAGCACCTGCTGTTCGGCGTGCCGCTGCACTGGATGAACGACTGGTCCACCCCGTTCTCGCTGTATGTGGATGCCGCCAAGGGCGCGCAATTCCGCGATGTGGACGGCCATCACTACGTTGACTTCTGCCTCGGCGATACCGGTGCCATGTTCGGCCACGCGCCCGAACCCGTTGGCCGCGCCATTGCCGCGCAGGCGCAGAAGGGCTTCACCACCATGCTGCCCTCGGAAGACGCGCCCTGGGTGGCCAAGGAACTCGCGCGCCGCTTCGGCCTGCCCTACTGGCAGTTTGCGATGACCGCCACCGATGCCAACCGCTTCGTGATCCGCTGGGCGCGCGCCGCCACAGGTCGCAAGCAGGTGTTGATCTTCAACGGCTGCTACCACGGCACGGTGGATGATGTGTTCGTTGATCTGGTCGATGGCCAGCCGGTGCAGCGCGACAGCCTGCTAGGCCAGGTGTACGACCTTACCCAGTACACGCGCGTGGTGGAATTCAACGATCTGGCCGCGCTGGAGAACGCGCTCAAGGAGGGCGACGTCGCCTGCCTGTTGGCCGAACCGGCCATGACCAATATCGGCATGGTGCTGCCCGAACCCGGCTACTGGGAAGACGCGCAAGCGCTCTGCAAGCGCTACGGCACGCTGCTGGTCATGGATGAGACACACACCATCAGCACCGGCCCCGGCGGCTACGCACAGGCCCATGGTTTGCAGCCCGACATGTTCGTGGTCGGCAAGCCTGTCGGCGGTGGCGTGCCCTGCGCGGTATATGGCTTCAGCGCCGAGATCGCCGAAAAAGCCCAGAACGCCAAGCGCAATGCCGCGCCCGGCCACTCTGGTATCGGCACCACGCTAACGGCCAATATGCTCACCATGGCCGCCATGCGCGCCAATCTGGCCGAGGTGATGACCGACGAGGCTTACACCTATATGTTCGGGCTGGCCCGCCATCTGGCCGATGGTTTGTCGCGCGTCATCAAGGCCGCTGGCCTGCCTTGGTGTGTTACCCAGGTCGGGGCGCGTACCGAGTTCCAGTTCACCGCCACACCGCCACGCAATGGCACCGAGGCCGACAAGATTCTGGACCCCGCGCTGGAGCAGGCGATTCATCTGTTCCTGCTGAACCGTGGGCTGCTGATCACACCGTTCCACAATATGTTGCTGGTGTGCCCGGATACGACGACGGAAGATGTGGACCGACTGGTCCAAACATTTGCCGACTTTGTCGCCGCCACCCTGCCCTGA
- a CDS encoding ABC transporter substrate-binding protein, with protein sequence MLRSLTILLLSLCAIPSYALRIYTEEWPPISYQTNGVADGMAVEVVREIQTRLNDKTPIEVVPWARGYEELLNKPGTLLFTVGRSEAREKLMTLLGPIAISETVLLARKGEAAKLQAMGDEIKRLGVGAYRGSIFADAAQAAGFKQLDLAPTPQIAAQKLLAGRYPLWSEGSIAVTSILKDIQQPIDAVEQVRVLESLNIYLAFSRGTPGEEIRRWHSALVAIKKEGTFARIYKKWLPRSTVPNEVELIGLPPR encoded by the coding sequence ATGCTTAGATCACTCACGATTCTGCTGCTGTCGCTGTGCGCCATTCCGTCGTATGCGCTCAGGATCTACACCGAGGAATGGCCGCCCATCTCTTACCAGACCAATGGCGTGGCAGACGGCATGGCGGTGGAGGTGGTACGCGAGATCCAGACCCGGCTGAACGACAAGACACCGATCGAGGTCGTGCCCTGGGCCAGGGGCTATGAAGAACTGCTTAACAAGCCTGGCACCCTGCTCTTTACCGTGGGCCGCAGTGAAGCGCGCGAGAAGCTGATGACCTTGCTGGGCCCGATTGCCATCTCGGAAACCGTGCTGCTGGCTCGCAAGGGAGAGGCTGCCAAACTCCAGGCCATGGGTGACGAGATCAAGCGGCTAGGCGTTGGTGCCTATCGCGGCAGCATCTTTGCCGACGCCGCACAGGCAGCCGGCTTCAAACAACTGGACCTGGCACCCACGCCCCAGATCGCCGCCCAGAAACTGCTGGCCGGACGTTACCCGCTGTGGTCCGAAGGCAGCATAGCCGTGACCTCCATCCTCAAGGACATCCAGCAACCGATCGATGCCGTGGAACAAGTACGCGTGCTTGAATCATTGAATATCTATCTTGCCTTCTCGCGCGGCACGCCGGGGGAGGAGATCCGCCGTTGGCACAGCGCCTTGGTCGCGATCAAGAAAGAAGGCACCTTTGCGCGCATCTACAAAAAATGGCTACCGCGCAGTACCGTGCCCAACGAAGTTGAGCTGATCGGGCTACCGCCGCGCTGA
- a CDS encoding copper chaperone PCu(A)C — MTRLIAALLFAATLAPALAHEFKAGSLTIHHPWARATPPGAPVAGAFLKINNTGVADALIGVEAPTLAGMAELHTMSHEGGVMKMRQLDRIAIPAKGSATLKPGSDHIMLMGLKQPLKEGDKLPLTLKFEKAGSVKVEIKVESMTVDPASLHAGH, encoded by the coding sequence ATGACCCGTTTGATCGCAGCCCTGCTGTTTGCCGCCACCCTCGCCCCTGCCCTCGCACACGAATTCAAGGCCGGCAGCCTCACCATCCACCATCCTTGGGCGCGCGCTACACCGCCCGGCGCACCCGTTGCCGGGGCCTTCCTCAAGATCAACAATACCGGCGTGGCCGATGCGCTGATTGGCGTGGAAGCCCCCACCCTGGCCGGCATGGCCGAACTGCACACCATGAGCCATGAAGGCGGCGTGATGAAAATGCGCCAGCTTGATCGCATTGCCATCCCCGCCAAGGGCAGCGCCACGCTCAAGCCCGGCAGCGATCACATCATGCTGATGGGCCTGAAGCAGCCGCTCAAGGAAGGCGACAAGCTGCCGCTGACGCTCAAGTTCGAAAAGGCCGGCAGCGTGAAGGTGGAGATCAAGGTGGAGTCGATGACGGTAGACCCCGCCAGCCTGCACGCAGGCCACTAA
- a CDS encoding sensor histidine kinase, with amino-acid sequence MNDEYTPQPGKGSMQNSKNSASRESWIQLKNLLVQFWWQFFDWLAIVPWKTLAIVAVLVFILAGMLNAEQLGLMLVVASIIIKVVAGGKLRAEVQAERATARAETEKMEKVVIEARMEALQAQIEPHFLFNTLASVEQLILTDPPRAAKMQQSLIRYLRSAMPQMREGSRPTLGQQTSLSTAFLEIMQVRMEERLQTDIRVPDGLKSAVFPSMMLQTLVENAIKHGLEPKAEGGKLTIAAEIVDGALEVSVTDTGIGFGNSHASSGGVGLANIRERLKGLYGGHGELIIMIPTEGGTRATIRIPYEVTKPATAA; translated from the coding sequence ATGAACGACGAATACACCCCACAACCCGGCAAGGGCAGCATGCAAAACAGCAAGAACTCCGCATCACGCGAATCCTGGATCCAGCTCAAGAACCTGCTGGTGCAGTTCTGGTGGCAGTTCTTTGACTGGCTGGCCATCGTGCCTTGGAAAACGCTGGCCATCGTGGCCGTGCTGGTCTTCATTCTGGCCGGCATGCTCAATGCCGAACAACTGGGCCTGATGCTGGTGGTGGCCTCCATCATCATCAAGGTAGTCGCCGGCGGCAAACTGCGCGCCGAGGTACAGGCCGAGCGCGCCACGGCACGAGCCGAAACCGAAAAGATGGAAAAGGTCGTCATCGAAGCGCGCATGGAAGCCCTGCAAGCGCAGATCGAACCGCACTTCCTGTTCAACACCCTCGCCTCGGTCGAACAGCTGATCCTCACCGACCCACCACGCGCCGCCAAGATGCAGCAAAGCCTGATCCGCTACCTGCGCTCGGCCATGCCGCAAATGCGCGAGGGCAGCCGTCCCACGCTGGGGCAGCAGACCTCGCTCTCCACCGCCTTCCTGGAAATCATGCAGGTGCGCATGGAAGAGCGGCTGCAAACCGATATTCGCGTACCCGACGGTTTGAAATCTGCCGTTTTCCCGTCAATGATGTTGCAGACGCTGGTCGAAAATGCCATCAAGCACGGCCTCGAACCCAAGGCCGAAGGCGGCAAGCTGACCATCGCCGCTGAGATTGTGGACGGCGCGCTGGAAGTCAGCGTCACCGATACCGGGATCGGCTTTGGTAACAGCCATGCCAGCTCGGGCGGCGTGGGGCTGGCCAATATCCGCGAGCGGCTCAAGGGCTTGTACGGCGGCCACGGCGAGCTGATCATCATGATCCCGACCGAAGGCGGCACCCGCGCCACGATCCGCATCCCTTACGAAGTCACCAAACCGGCCACTGCGGCCTGA
- a CDS encoding glutamine synthetase family protein, with product MDASLIQFLKDNQIHEVECVIPDMTGVARGKIVPRNLFLAEDNMKMSKAALMLTVNGEFADYERFAGANDPDMVCVPDASTIRMVPWAIERVAVVIHDCTDFDGRHVGISPRAVLRKVLKLYENKGWRPVVAPEMEFYLIAQNSNPHEPLRPPVGRAGRTEVGRQSFSIDAVNDFDPFFQELSTFCEAANLGVETLIHEVGAGQMEINFSHGDALDLADRVFLFKRAVRETAYRHKIFATFMAKPMEHEPGSAMHIHQSIVDSETGENIFSNADGTATQLFFSHIAGMQKYLPHAMPMFAPYVNSYRRLSRHTAAPINVRWGYDNRTCGIRIPNSGPAARRLENRVPGVDVNPYLAMAATLACGYLGMIEGLEPSEPMSDSAYNLDYELPRALEDAVEMMQACEELQEVLGSEFVEAFCNVKEKEFETFNRGITAWEREHLQLHV from the coding sequence ATGGACGCCTCATTGATTCAGTTCCTCAAGGACAACCAGATCCACGAGGTGGAATGCGTGATCCCCGATATGACCGGCGTGGCGCGCGGAAAGATCGTGCCGCGCAATCTGTTTCTGGCCGAGGACAACATGAAGATGTCCAAGGCCGCGCTGATGCTCACCGTCAACGGCGAGTTCGCTGATTACGAGCGTTTCGCCGGGGCCAACGACCCCGATATGGTCTGCGTGCCCGATGCCTCCACCATCCGCATGGTGCCTTGGGCGATCGAGCGCGTGGCTGTGGTGATCCATGACTGCACGGATTTCGATGGCCGCCATGTGGGCATCTCGCCGCGCGCCGTGCTGCGCAAAGTGCTCAAGCTGTACGAGAACAAGGGCTGGCGTCCGGTGGTCGCGCCCGAGATGGAGTTCTACCTGATCGCGCAGAACAGCAACCCGCACGAACCGCTGCGCCCGCCCGTGGGTCGCGCCGGGCGGACCGAGGTGGGCCGGCAGAGCTTCTCGATTGATGCGGTCAATGACTTCGACCCCTTCTTCCAGGAACTCTCAACCTTCTGCGAAGCTGCGAATCTGGGGGTGGAAACGCTGATCCATGAAGTCGGCGCCGGCCAGATGGAGATCAACTTCTCGCATGGCGACGCGCTGGATCTGGCCGACCGCGTGTTCCTGTTCAAGCGCGCCGTGCGCGAAACCGCCTACCGCCACAAGATTTTCGCCACCTTCATGGCCAAGCCCATGGAGCACGAACCCGGCAGCGCCATGCATATCCACCAGAGCATCGTGGATAGCGAAACCGGCGAGAACATCTTCTCGAATGCCGATGGCACGGCCACGCAGCTGTTCTTCAGCCACATTGCGGGCATGCAGAAATACCTCCCGCATGCCATGCCCATGTTCGCGCCCTACGTAAATAGCTACCGCCGCCTGAGCCGCCACACGGCTGCGCCCATCAATGTGCGCTGGGGATACGACAACCGCACCTGCGGCATCCGCATCCCCAACTCGGGCCCGGCCGCACGCCGGCTCGAAAACCGGGTACCCGGCGTGGATGTGAATCCCTATCTGGCCATGGCCGCCACGCTGGCCTGCGGCTACCTCGGCATGATCGAGGGGCTGGAACCCAGCGAACCGATGAGCGACAGCGCCTACAACCTCGATTACGAGCTGCCACGTGCACTGGAAGACGCGGTGGAAATGATGCAGGCCTGCGAGGAGTTGCAAGAAGTGCTGGGCAGCGAGTTCGTGGAAGCCTTCTGCAATGTGAAGGAAAAGGAATTCGAAACCTTCAACCGCGGCATCACCGCCTGGGAACGTGAACACCTGCAGCTGCACGTGTAA
- a CDS encoding GntR family transcriptional regulator translates to MKSANGITIQDRTYQTLRQWVTVGRFLPGERLKINTLALEMGVSDMPVRAALQRLAAEGALVNVPNCGVMVPKLSRAQFDDILQNRLLLEGEAAERGARQLDATERAQLLTLGKDMARAIAAGDLKGYLDANELFHLILYRACGSALLLELIETVWLKVGPISNRLHDDPHVWATMNDAHDELLAALARKDAPAVRRAIEKDLFCAGQYLRTLCTE, encoded by the coding sequence ATGAAATCCGCTAACGGCATCACGATTCAGGATAGGACGTACCAGACGCTACGCCAGTGGGTCACGGTGGGCCGCTTCCTGCCCGGTGAACGACTCAAGATCAACACGCTGGCGCTGGAAATGGGTGTGAGCGACATGCCGGTACGCGCCGCTTTGCAGCGGCTGGCTGCCGAGGGCGCGTTGGTGAATGTGCCCAACTGCGGAGTGATGGTGCCCAAGCTGAGCCGCGCGCAGTTCGACGACATCCTGCAGAACCGCCTGCTGCTGGAAGGCGAGGCGGCCGAGCGCGGTGCGCGTCAGCTCGATGCGACGGAGCGTGCGCAGTTGCTGACGTTGGGCAAGGACATGGCCAGGGCGATTGCAGCGGGTGATCTCAAGGGTTATCTCGATGCCAACGAGCTGTTCCATCTGATCCTGTACCGCGCCTGCGGCTCGGCATTGCTGCTGGAGTTGATTGAAACCGTCTGGCTCAAGGTCGGCCCGATCTCCAACCGCCTGCACGACGACCCGCACGTCTGGGCCACGATGAACGATGCACACGACGAGTTGCTGGCGGCCTTGGCGCGCAAGGATGCGCCGGCTGTGCGCAGGGCTATCGAGAAAGATCTGTTCTGCGCTGGGCAGTATTTGCGCACGCTGTGCACGGAATGA